A genome region from Chryseobacterium sp. G0186 includes the following:
- a CDS encoding tetratricopeptide repeat protein — MRILFLLACFPIIMFSQSNTMTKDLNDAQKKVFLNLIKEDSKVSIFSVQHQQYLDSILAILPKEAFFWQQKAMPLFKQKKYELGMTYLDKAVELDKTNHYKEYRAFIKCLFQKDYVSSLNEFKELSKENEAGAVMDHPYGFWMALCCLQLNQFDLSRQYMEKAVLFGRKYNVVNPYEMLYLGIIEYETGNYSNAVEYLDISLKHYKNFADAEYYKALSLNKLNKGLEAKTLFLKSKKDFEAGITFNEGNSLYEAFPYQVSRFTYAYSEKFFK, encoded by the coding sequence ATGAGAATCCTCTTTTTGCTTGCTTGTTTCCCAATCATTATGTTTTCACAAAGCAATACCATGACAAAGGACTTGAACGATGCACAAAAGAAAGTTTTTCTGAATCTGATAAAGGAAGATTCCAAGGTTTCCATTTTTTCTGTTCAGCACCAGCAATATCTGGATTCTATCCTTGCTATTTTACCCAAGGAGGCTTTTTTCTGGCAGCAAAAGGCAATGCCTTTGTTCAAACAGAAGAAATATGAATTGGGAATGACGTATTTGGATAAAGCTGTGGAACTTGATAAAACCAATCACTATAAAGAATATCGGGCATTTATAAAATGTCTTTTTCAGAAAGATTATGTGAGTTCTTTGAATGAATTCAAGGAGTTGTCAAAAGAAAATGAGGCGGGAGCTGTGATGGATCATCCTTATGGATTCTGGATGGCTTTATGCTGTCTACAATTGAATCAGTTTGACTTATCCAGGCAATACATGGAAAAAGCAGTTTTATTCGGGAGAAAGTATAATGTGGTGAATCCTTATGAAATGTTGTATTTGGGAATCATAGAATATGAAACAGGAAATTATTCAAACGCAGTAGAATATCTTGATATATCCCTTAAGCATTATAAGAATTTCGCTGATGCAGAGTATTATAAGGCTTTGTCATTGAATAAGCTAAACAAAGGGCTAGAAGCGAAGACTCTATTTCTGAAATCAAAGAAAGACTTTGAAGCGGGGATCACATTCAACGAAGGAAATTCTTTATACGAAGCTTTTCCATACCAGGTTTCCCGATTTACCTATGCCTATTCGGAAAAGTTTTTCAAATAA
- a CDS encoding PKD domain-containing protein, translating into MKNTIYFGRQHIFRWLLLCWLLVPWGLQAQTLTHITWDSQVGCQEFRGEKGEDNNAIAAPSIKPGDCVRVCEGSTVKYTANGTNISHVQWTASGGTVAGTSGAGNSEAYITWGSVGGGSVQAVITFNNGTSETQTVCIEKMNSPIAEFRLMNLEKTACKNTLIYFDNLSQQNGGADIINYFWDFGDNTTSTAFEPSHSYNTAGVKHIKLTVTNKCGCSNTFERDIEILEAPPVEINCASVVCEGSVEKYNVQDGCEKGEWDVIGGTIVGHNGNEIEVKWDHVDPNDGFGYVMYRSACSCPEWTTIKIPVILKKVEIKGEPVVCANIQYKYAVPQWPTTQVDWNVTGPGNAQLTYNQQRNEILFKASQPGVYTLSAKYSNTLLSCGGEGMKTITVEEPVVISGGTDEICRGTLQTFTVTPNVPVVWTVTLNGVALSVPQPGGTAPFTYDFPTVGSYVVTAVKQGGGCISKPRLIKATSIPKPPTGPIVGDALVCSGRPYVYTLGFVPAGLIPVWEVTNGTIQGSNTGYSATVIFNAGAPSYTVSVRYKTESPAGCLSNPISKTIKIIDLNSITINPNPGPFCPSSTQNFSANLNGIVPDFMEWSFGHPNFGSFASGQGSSNLTVNLNEISGGVTTTSLNLKIVKCGVTKILSIPITKLTLPVVSFTNVGKICLGSDLTFTVNQGTITSATGVTFTFANGTTHPANFNASGVYTFPNNGYIQNNSGSNVSQTVTVTYTGTNGCIYKPTGIATFEILPETIITISPVYNIAVCDPTFFSYQLTANSSTGLTNIVEWQWQHDGIDIPGANTNSYTISGGPIFGTYKVRAKDINGCIVYSQNVNVIQSCGTGTGCTAPPKIKFIPKWSGCNTISVSGFTTNIPPDEIQWVSDSVLTLISGQGTTTPVFQTNLAGAHIVSVRLRYGSCWYSASLEVQKNYEPKFNISQTCSGNGYNLTLYNTSTIFNIDPNSISYSFSLAGQPIQYGQTATYNNLAPGTYTFTMTMSVPGQPQLPTCTTTQTITLKPTPNVNFLVPAWVCAGEVTTFTAPSYDPANTYTWYFDNTAYVASGAPSNITFNSAGPKTIRLEIKTPQGCIYSSPNRSLTVIKANFGGSITPSNFTGCIGSAPTITHNPLFGFPSSYIWMNGSQPVPGAPNTMSFTPTQSGSYWPVLVSAEGCKDYSMSDLAAVVTLKSAPYVNISGKSAICAGSSVTLNGIVADNTLQYQWSIGSTILVPWTSNPYPIAYTTPGLSAGTYTYTLEVRPAGSTGCTSSKSFTVTVSNPPASPTVTYTKQNCQPYEIKLSASGPSVGDYNWSNGMTGQSIIVNEGGVYEVIYTAPSGCKVSGQVAVPLSIESLMWVFPTGCYDECRSKDRYILGPKGVFDSHQWQLFGNPIQSGSNDVIHPLYFGASGTYNLQIGHIGCQFISGPMNYFPGKECGIETECRLSAEIVSFKWDGDHYNVHGSIFNGGNQAITLNVSSLNGYGTYLPSMITIPAGGTYDLNTNPLAFYPNANFPGGADDILFMGKEDCKFVAQVPVIGRPAVVKTERNVGITSSLKMMPNPAKEKVKISYNTGNEKMLAKQITVFDAMGNIKFRKELKASSGEVDVDVSSWMQSVYIVIVQTGDTSLQGKLIKN; encoded by the coding sequence ATGAAAAACACCATTTATTTTGGTAGGCAGCACATCTTTAGATGGCTACTACTGTGTTGGCTTTTAGTACCGTGGGGACTACAAGCGCAAACGTTAACCCACATTACATGGGATTCCCAAGTCGGATGCCAAGAATTTCGAGGAGAAAAAGGTGAGGATAACAATGCCATTGCTGCTCCAAGTATTAAACCCGGCGATTGTGTCCGTGTTTGTGAAGGAAGTACTGTGAAATATACAGCGAACGGAACAAACATTTCCCATGTACAATGGACTGCTTCTGGCGGAACCGTGGCAGGGACATCCGGAGCCGGAAATAGTGAAGCCTATATTACTTGGGGAAGTGTAGGAGGAGGTTCTGTACAGGCAGTCATTACATTTAATAATGGAACCAGTGAAACTCAGACAGTGTGTATCGAAAAAATGAATTCACCCATTGCTGAGTTCAGATTAATGAATCTGGAAAAAACTGCATGTAAAAACACCTTAATCTATTTTGATAATCTTTCCCAACAGAATGGAGGGGCTGATATTATCAATTATTTCTGGGATTTTGGAGATAACACAACTTCTACAGCCTTTGAACCGTCTCACTCCTATAACACAGCTGGAGTAAAACACATCAAACTGACGGTAACCAATAAGTGCGGTTGTTCTAACACTTTTGAAAGAGATATTGAGATCCTGGAAGCTCCGCCTGTTGAGATCAACTGTGCCTCTGTAGTATGTGAGGGTAGCGTTGAAAAATATAACGTACAGGATGGATGTGAGAAAGGAGAATGGGATGTCATTGGTGGAACAATTGTAGGCCACAATGGTAATGAAATTGAAGTAAAATGGGATCATGTAGATCCTAATGATGGTTTTGGATATGTAATGTACAGATCCGCTTGTTCTTGTCCGGAGTGGACTACCATTAAAATTCCGGTAATTTTAAAGAAAGTGGAAATCAAGGGAGAGCCTGTAGTATGTGCTAACATTCAGTACAAATATGCAGTTCCTCAATGGCCAACTACTCAGGTGGATTGGAATGTAACAGGGCCTGGAAATGCTCAATTGACATACAACCAACAAAGAAATGAGATTCTTTTCAAAGCATCACAGCCGGGTGTTTATACACTTTCTGCCAAATATTCTAATACTTTATTATCATGTGGTGGCGAGGGAATGAAAACGATCACTGTAGAAGAGCCTGTAGTGATAAGTGGAGGAACAGATGAAATCTGTAGAGGAACACTTCAGACATTTACAGTGACACCTAATGTACCTGTTGTTTGGACAGTAACTTTAAACGGGGTGGCTTTATCTGTACCACAACCTGGAGGAACAGCACCTTTTACCTATGACTTCCCAACAGTAGGGTCATATGTAGTGACTGCAGTTAAGCAAGGAGGAGGCTGTATAAGTAAACCAAGATTGATTAAGGCGACATCAATTCCAAAACCGCCTACAGGACCTATCGTTGGAGATGCTCTTGTATGTTCCGGAAGACCATATGTTTACACGCTAGGGTTTGTTCCGGCAGGATTGATTCCTGTATGGGAAGTTACCAACGGTACTATCCAGGGAAGCAATACCGGATACTCTGCAACGGTTATATTTAATGCCGGAGCTCCATCTTATACGGTATCTGTTCGTTATAAAACAGAAAGCCCAGCTGGTTGTCTTTCTAATCCAATATCAAAGACAATCAAAATAATAGATCTTAATTCTATTACGATTAACCCGAATCCGGGACCTTTCTGTCCGAGTAGTACACAAAACTTCAGCGCAAACCTGAACGGTATTGTTCCTGACTTCATGGAATGGAGCTTTGGACATCCTAACTTCGGAAGTTTTGCATCTGGACAGGGTAGCAGTAATCTTACTGTAAACTTGAACGAAATTTCTGGTGGAGTAACTACTACTTCTCTGAATTTGAAAATAGTAAAATGTGGAGTTACAAAAATACTTAGCATTCCGATCACAAAACTAACCCTTCCTGTGGTAAGCTTTACGAATGTTGGGAAAATTTGTTTAGGCTCAGATCTTACTTTTACGGTTAATCAGGGGACAATTACGTCAGCAACAGGTGTAACTTTCACTTTTGCTAATGGAACTACACATCCAGCGAACTTCAATGCCTCTGGAGTTTATACTTTCCCAAATAATGGGTATATCCAGAATAATTCAGGAAGTAATGTTTCTCAAACAGTTACAGTAACCTATACAGGGACTAACGGATGTATTTATAAACCTACGGGAATAGCAACCTTTGAAATACTTCCGGAAACAATTATCACCATTTCACCGGTGTATAATATTGCCGTTTGTGATCCAACGTTCTTTTCTTATCAATTAACGGCCAACAGTTCTACGGGACTTACCAATATTGTTGAATGGCAGTGGCAGCATGACGGTATAGATATACCGGGAGCTAACACCAATTCATACACGATTTCTGGTGGTCCTATATTTGGAACATACAAGGTAAGAGCTAAGGACATTAATGGTTGTATTGTTTATTCACAAAATGTGAATGTAATACAGTCTTGTGGAACAGGAACGGGTTGCACCGCTCCTCCTAAAATTAAGTTTATTCCGAAATGGTCAGGATGTAATACAATTAGTGTAAGCGGATTTACAACTAATATTCCGCCGGATGAAATTCAATGGGTTTCAGACAGTGTGCTTACTTTGATTTCCGGGCAAGGAACAACTACACCAGTATTCCAGACTAATCTTGCAGGAGCACATATTGTTTCTGTACGCCTTAGATATGGTTCTTGCTGGTACAGTGCAAGTTTAGAAGTACAAAAGAACTACGAACCTAAATTTAATATTAGTCAGACTTGTAGCGGAAACGGATATAATCTAACTCTGTACAATACATCTACAATATTTAACATAGATCCGAATAGTATTTCGTACTCATTTAGTTTAGCGGGGCAACCAATTCAGTATGGGCAGACAGCTACCTACAATAATCTGGCGCCAGGTACTTATACCTTTACCATGACAATGTCTGTACCGGGACAACCACAGTTGCCAACGTGTACAACAACTCAGACTATTACACTGAAGCCAACCCCGAACGTAAACTTTTTAGTTCCGGCGTGGGTATGTGCAGGAGAGGTAACTACATTTACTGCTCCATCATATGATCCGGCGAATACATATACATGGTATTTTGATAATACTGCGTATGTAGCTTCAGGGGCACCTAGTAATATTACATTTAATTCTGCCGGTCCAAAAACCATAAGACTGGAAATTAAAACGCCTCAAGGATGTATTTATAGTTCTCCAAACAGATCACTTACAGTAATCAAAGCCAACTTTGGAGGTTCTATTACCCCAAGTAATTTTACAGGTTGTATAGGAAGCGCTCCAACGATTACTCACAATCCATTATTTGGATTCCCAAGTAGTTATATTTGGATGAATGGTTCTCAACCTGTGCCAGGAGCACCGAATACAATGTCTTTCACTCCGACTCAGTCGGGAAGTTACTGGCCTGTATTGGTATCAGCAGAAGGATGTAAAGACTATAGCATGAGTGATCTTGCGGCAGTAGTAACGTTGAAGTCTGCACCATATGTTAACATATCTGGCAAATCAGCGATCTGTGCAGGAAGTTCAGTAACATTGAATGGTATTGTGGCAGATAATACATTGCAATATCAATGGAGTATAGGTTCTACAATATTAGTACCATGGACTTCAAACCCTTATCCTATAGCCTATACTACACCAGGATTGTCAGCAGGTACTTATACCTATACCCTGGAAGTACGTCCGGCAGGATCTACAGGTTGTACATCATCTAAAAGCTTTACTGTAACAGTTAGCAATCCACCGGCATCGCCTACTGTAACTTATACTAAGCAAAACTGTCAACCATATGAAATCAAGTTATCAGCATCAGGACCATCTGTAGGAGACTATAACTGGAGCAATGGTATGACAGGACAGAGTATAATTGTAAATGAGGGAGGAGTATATGAAGTGATTTATACAGCACCAAGTGGCTGTAAGGTATCTGGTCAGGTAGCTGTACCTTTAAGTATTGAAAGCTTAATGTGGGTATTCCCTACAGGTTGTTACGATGAGTGTAGAAGTAAGGATCGTTACATTCTAGGTCCAAAAGGAGTTTTTGATTCTCATCAATGGCAACTTTTCGGAAATCCTATCCAGAGTGGAAGTAATGATGTGATCCATCCGTTGTATTTTGGTGCATCCGGAACTTATAATCTACAGATAGGACATATCGGATGTCAATTTATTTCAGGACCAATGAACTATTTCCCAGGTAAAGAATGTGGAATAGAGACAGAGTGCAGACTAAGTGCTGAAATTGTATCATTCAAATGGGATGGAGATCATTATAATGTTCACGGAAGCATATTCAATGGTGGTAACCAAGCGATAACTCTTAATGTTTCCAGTCTTAATGGATATGGAACTTATCTACCATCTATGATTACAATTCCGGCAGGAGGTACTTATGACCTGAATACTAATCCATTGGCTTTCTATCCAAATGCAAACTTCCCAGGAGGAGCTGATGATATTCTGTTCATGGGTAAGGAAGATTGTAAATTTGTTGCTCAGGTTCCTGTTATAGGCAGACCTGCTGTAGTAAAAACAGAAAGAAATGTAGGGATTACTTCTTCTCTGAAGATGATGCCAAATCCTGCAAAGGAAAAAGTGAAAATCTCGTATAATACAGGCAATGAAAAAATGCTTGCAAAACAGATTACAGTTTTTGATGCCATGGGCAATATCAAATTCCGTAAAGAACTGAAAGCATCTTCCGGTGAGGTAGATGTAGATGTTTCAAGCTGGATGCAGAGTGTTTATATTGTCATTGTACAAACGGGAGACACCTCATTACAAGGCAAATTAATTAAAAATTAA
- the glsA gene encoding glutaminase A produces MKKNSFLFSAKGILIAGFLSLNTIMYAQKTADISTISEKTLSSILEKNRTYYTQGKVADYIPELGKMDAKAIAFSVVDKNGKIFNSGDVHKKFTMQSISKIIALMVAVNEKGEANVFNKMGYFGSDRPFNHFSNLETTGKPLNPMMNAGAILTTSLISGDGEKPFLKILDMVRYITKNPTIDYSKSVYESEKSTGHRNRGMFYLMKNNGLISGNEDQLDNYFKQCSIELTAEDLAKIGYFFANQCVRFDGDTTYKNLEVAKLIESQMLTAGMYEFSGEYSRTVGLPSKSGVGGGITVSVPGKIGIGVFSPALDQHGNSLAGYHMILDLVKLYNLSIF; encoded by the coding sequence ATGAAAAAAAATAGCTTTTTATTTTCTGCAAAAGGAATTCTTATTGCAGGGTTTCTATCTCTGAACACCATAATGTATGCTCAGAAAACAGCAGATATTTCAACGATTTCAGAAAAAACCTTAAGCAGTATTCTGGAAAAAAACAGAACGTATTATACACAAGGCAAAGTGGCAGACTACATTCCTGAATTGGGGAAAATGGATGCCAAGGCTATTGCTTTTTCTGTAGTAGATAAAAATGGTAAAATATTTAATTCCGGTGATGTTCACAAGAAATTTACGATGCAAAGTATTTCCAAGATCATTGCATTAATGGTGGCGGTGAATGAAAAAGGAGAAGCCAATGTCTTTAATAAAATGGGGTACTTTGGTTCCGACAGGCCTTTTAATCACTTTTCCAACCTTGAAACCACCGGAAAACCACTTAATCCAATGATGAATGCAGGAGCTATCCTTACCACTTCATTGATTTCCGGAGATGGAGAGAAACCTTTTCTTAAAATTCTGGATATGGTTCGCTATATCACCAAAAACCCTACAATTGATTACAGTAAGTCTGTGTATGAGTCAGAAAAATCTACCGGACACCGTAACCGCGGAATGTTCTATCTGATGAAAAACAACGGCCTTATTTCCGGAAATGAAGATCAGCTGGATAATTACTTCAAACAATGTTCTATTGAATTAACCGCTGAAGATTTAGCTAAGATCGGTTATTTCTTTGCCAATCAATGCGTCCGTTTTGATGGAGACACTACCTATAAAAATTTAGAAGTTGCCAAACTGATAGAATCGCAAATGCTCACAGCCGGAATGTATGAATTCAGTGGAGAATATTCCAGAACAGTTGGTTTACCAAGCAAATCAGGAGTTGGAGGCGGAATTACAGTAAGCGTACCTGGAAAAATAGGAATTGGCGTATTCAGTCCTGCTTTAGATCAACATGGAAACTCATTGGCAGGCTATCATATGATTTTAGATCTTGTAAAACTGTATAATCTGAGCATCTTTTAA
- a CDS encoding T9SS type A sorting domain-containing protein has product MIQSKSKLWILFLMLPVLSFSQNYQWQWAKQAGGQTGSNSAFFDYLYDESIRDIAVDNNNNTYYLASTWAQGQNLNGVPVTSYGLRDLLLFSTDCQGNIRWSRTIGGSGYNEFAWNIEVDNNGGLYIMGYFINQANASDPNAVPIHFDDTHSMPLITASDQNTIEAGNKTSHLLKFNTSDGKLAWSKPLQGDVTIALRQTVTQMMYMDSSKNIHAILGFKAGTHLNGQITVPASYTTSYQYYLVKFNYDNGNMTPATPLLLPITGDLSVGIADGKVNLLYDEGLNRYYLAGKRMYGDYTNVLADFSYNNIPFTKDAYLLAFNGATGAELWRKEFNTGVTILDDEIHSLIKDTGSSDIYISGRYFAGDTAASFGEYTFPLPNYQEQVPFVMRLTADGVVKWAKIPDGITSFTGYRFMKGMIALNGNEVGFAKGSWNDVWGNYSMVRPNGDLSDPLLVRLNKDNGAVIGVEEIRSNFEIQDEFTAIAVDKDGNYLLGGYFHDQLFTDSNDGVDMMAVNVTGGKSQSFFTKYAKSACSQMSVVETSASQAGIQLYPNPVQDVLYIKSKEPLVSYEIYGATGQSVKQGVLNTVQEQVTLSSLPTGVYYIKLTTKSATVTEKIIKK; this is encoded by the coding sequence ATGATACAATCTAAAAGTAAATTATGGATATTATTTTTAATGCTTCCGGTATTATCTTTTAGCCAGAATTACCAATGGCAATGGGCAAAGCAAGCGGGAGGTCAAACTGGTTCAAATTCTGCATTTTTTGATTATCTGTATGATGAATCCATACGGGATATTGCTGTAGATAACAATAATAACACCTATTATTTAGCAAGTACATGGGCACAAGGACAAAACTTAAATGGTGTACCCGTGACCAGCTATGGACTCCGTGATCTTCTTCTTTTTTCTACTGATTGCCAGGGAAATATAAGGTGGTCAAGAACCATAGGCGGTAGTGGATACAATGAATTTGCCTGGAACATAGAAGTGGATAATAATGGTGGACTATATATTATGGGTTATTTTATAAATCAGGCGAATGCGAGTGACCCTAATGCTGTTCCTATACATTTTGATGATACTCATTCCATGCCTCTTATTACTGCCAGTGATCAAAATACAATAGAGGCAGGAAATAAAACCAGCCATCTGCTGAAGTTTAACACTTCTGATGGCAAGCTGGCATGGAGCAAGCCTTTACAGGGAGATGTTACTATAGCTTTGCGTCAGACTGTTACACAGATGATGTATATGGATTCTTCCAAAAATATTCATGCAATTTTAGGCTTTAAAGCGGGAACTCACCTAAACGGACAAATTACTGTACCAGCTTCCTATACTACATCCTATCAGTATTATCTGGTTAAATTCAATTATGATAATGGAAATATGACGCCGGCAACCCCATTATTGTTGCCTATCACAGGAGATTTAAGTGTGGGTATAGCAGATGGAAAGGTAAATCTGCTGTATGATGAAGGGCTAAACCGTTATTATTTAGCCGGAAAACGAATGTATGGAGACTATACCAATGTTCTGGCAGATTTCTCCTATAATAATATCCCGTTTACAAAAGATGCTTACTTATTAGCCTTTAACGGAGCTACAGGAGCTGAACTATGGAGAAAAGAGTTTAATACTGGTGTTACAATTTTGGATGATGAAATCCATTCTCTTATAAAAGATACGGGGTCTTCAGATATCTATATTTCAGGGCGTTATTTTGCAGGTGACACTGCAGCTTCCTTCGGAGAATATACATTTCCTTTACCCAACTACCAGGAACAAGTACCCTTCGTTATGAGACTTACTGCGGATGGTGTTGTAAAATGGGCAAAAATCCCGGATGGGATAACGAGCTTTACCGGTTATCGTTTTATGAAAGGAATGATTGCCCTTAACGGAAATGAAGTGGGATTTGCCAAGGGTAGCTGGAATGATGTCTGGGGAAATTATTCTATGGTACGTCCTAACGGAGACCTGTCAGATCCCTTGTTGGTTCGTCTTAATAAAGATAACGGAGCGGTAATAGGAGTGGAGGAAATTCGTAGCAACTTTGAAATTCAGGACGAGTTTACAGCCATTGCCGTAGATAAGGACGGTAATTATCTATTGGGTGGTTATTTTCATGATCAGTTGTTTACAGATTCCAATGATGGGGTAGACATGATGGCGGTCAATGTAACAGGAGGTAAATCCCAATCCTTTTTTACAAAATATGCGAAGTCAGCCTGCAGCCAAATGTCAGTAGTAGAAACTTCTGCTTCTCAGGCGGGGATTCAATTGTATCCTAATCCGGTACAGGATGTTCTTTATATTAAAAGTAAAGAGCCTTTGGTTTCCTATGAAATCTATGGAGCTACAGGACAATCTGTAAAGCAGGGAGTGTTGAATACAGTACAGG